The sequence ACGGCCCGGGCCGAGGCACGCGTGCCGTTTCTCAAGGCCAGCGAGGACTGGGACGGCGAGATCATGGCGGGCCAGCGTTTTCTTACCGGTGTCGGCTCGGGCACCACCTATCCCGACTACAAGCCCGCCCCCTTCATCGTCTCGGCCGAGGTCGACGGCGTCGACATGGTGACCGTGGTCTCGGAGGGCATCTTCAGCTACTGCGGCGTCAAGGTGAAGATCGACACCGACCGCCACCTGGGGGCCGAGACCGCTTTGGTGCGCTGTGATGGCGAGGTCATCGGCCACGTCAGCACGGCGGAATACGGCTCGCAAATGCTGGCGCTGGGCGGCGTGCGGCACTTTACCGGCGGCTCGCGGCGCGAGGGCGACGTGACCTGCCGGGCGCTGCTCGAGATGTGCAACGGCCAGCCCGTCGAGCTCACTATCGAGGGCGGCTCGCAAGTGGTGGTCGAGGCCGGCGCCGCTCCCATCGTCGACGGCGCCCCCGAACAGCTCATGCGCGTGGGCTGCGGCTCGGCCACCATCGGTATGTTCGCCCGGCAATGGCACGGCCAGGCCGATGAGGTCATCGTCGTCGACGACCAGATCACCGGCGTGCTCAGCGAACACGTGGCCGGCAAGTTTCTCGGCTTGCCGCCGGCCGGCATTCGCGTCCGCGGCCGGCGCTCGACGCCCGGGCGCTATTTCCAGGTGGCCGAGGCCGGTACCAAGTGGGGCGGCACGACGCTTAGCGACCCGCTGGAGATCATCGAACGTATCGACCCGGAGGTTGCCTGGCCCGGACTCAGGCTGCTGATGGTCTCGACCACCGGCCAGGACGCCGCCTGGTACGAGCTCGACCAGGATCTGCAACCCCAGGCCGCCGAAATGCCGGCGGCCATCAAGGAAACCGCCGAACGCATCGCCGAGAACTGCGAGCCGGCGCTCTCGACGGTGCTTTATATGGCCGGTGCCGGGGGCTCGCTGCGGGCCGGGGTTACGGAAAATCCCGTTCGCCTGACGCGCTCGGTGAAAGACGCCATCGCCCGCGTCACCTGCGGCGGCGCGCCCTGCTACATCTGGCCCGGCGGTGGCATCACGCTGATGGTCGACGTCTCGCGCATGCCGCAGGATTCGTTCGGCTACGTACCGACGCCGGCCCTGGTCTCGCCCATCGAGTTCACGCTGGCGCTGGCGGATTATGCCGCCCTGGGTGGCCACGTCGACAGCGTGGTGCGGCTCGATCAGGTGCTGGCCGAGCACGACTTCGAGACCCGACCGGCCCGGCCCGACAACCCCTGGCCGCTGGACCGCCGGACATGAACGGCGCCCAAGTCCGGCTGCTGCCCGACGGCCGCCTGCACTTGCAGCACGGCCCCATCGACATCATCGCCAAGGCTTTCGGGGCGCCTGAGGCCCTGACCGAGGCCTACGAAAGGACCGCCCGGGCCTTTCAACCGGTACTGCGGACCCTGGCCGACGAACTCGAAGCGCTGCGCCGCCCGGCCCCGGCCCGGCCCGACCTCAGGGGCCCCGTGGCGCGACGCATGGCAGCCGCCGTAGCGCCCCACGCCGGCGGTTTCATAACGCCCATGGCGGCCGTCGCCGGGGCCGTCGCCGATCACCTGCTGGCGGCCCTGGCCGGCCCGGGCGTCAATCGCGCCTACCTCAACAACGGCGGCGATATCGCGTTTTACCTATCACCCGGCAGCGAACTCACGGCCGCCGTCGTCGACGACACCGAGCGCCCCCACGTCGACGCCCGGGTGAGGCTTGCGCACGACCAGCCGGCGCGCGGCCTGGCGACGTCCGGCTGGCGCGGCCGCTCGCAGTCGCTGGGCATCGCCGACGCGGTCACGGTGCTGGCGCCAAGCGCCGCCGCCGCCGACGCCGCCGCCACCATCATCGCCAACGCCGTCGACTGCGACCATGCGGCCATCGAACGCCGCCCGGCGCGCGAATTGCAGCCGGACAGCGACCTGGGCGACAGGCTGGTCACGGTGGCCGTGGCGGAGCTTCCTGGCGGTGCCATCGACGTGGCCCTGGGGCGCGGCCAGGCCCGGGCCGAGGCCATGCTGCGGGCCGGCCTGATCGCAGCCGCCTATCTCGGGCTCAAGGGCCGGCGCCTCACGGTGCTGCCCGACGCCCTCAGCCAGGTGGCATGACCGTCGGAGCCGGCCTCGATGTCGGCGTCGATGTTGGCGGCACCTTCACCGACCTCATCGTGCTCGACAAGGCCAGCGGCGAGGTGCGCATCGCCAAGGTGCTGACCACGCCCGAGAACCAGGCCTTCGGCGTGCTGGCGGCGCTGGACGCGGCGCAAGTATCGCTCAAACGCCTGGAAAGTCTCAACCACGGCACCACGACCACCACCAATGCGCTGCTGGAGCGCAAGATCGCGCGCTGCGGCCTGATCACCACCCAGGGCTTTCGCGACGTTCTCGAACTTGGCCGCCGCACCCGGCCCGAACCTTATGGCCTGCTGGGCAGCTTCGAGCCGCTGATCCCGCGCCAGTTCCGCCTCGAGGTGCCGGAGCGCCTGGACGCCGAGGGCGAGGTCGTAGTGGCGCTCGACGAAGACGCCGTGATCGCCGCCATGGCTCAACTGGCGGCGGCCGGCTGCCAGTCCCTGGTGGTGCATTTCCTGCACAGCTACCGCAATCCGCGGCACGAGGTCCGGGTGCTGGAACTGGCCCGCGAGCACTGGCCCAACCGCTACGTCACCGCCGGGCACCGCATTCTTTCCGAGTTCCGCGAATACGAGCGCGGCACCACGGCCGCCGTCAACGCCGCCGTGCAACCGGTGCTGGCGGCCTACATCGAGCGTCTGCGGCACGAGCTCAAGGGGCGCGGATTTGACCATGAACTGATGGTCATGCAAGGCAACGGCGGCTCCGTCTCGGCCGCCATCGTCAGCGAGGCTGCGGTCCACACCGTGATGTCGGGGCCGGCCTCGGGCGTCATGGCGGCCGCCGCCACGGCCCGGGCGGCCGGTATCGAGCACGTCATCACCTACGACATGGGCGGCACCTCGTCGGACGTGGGCCTGGTACTCGGCGGCGTGCCCCAGGTCACCGCCGAGCTCGATCTGATGTACGCCACGCCGATCCACGTGTCCATGGTCGACGTCCACACCATCGGCGCCGGCGGCGGCTCCATCGCCCGCATCGACGAAGCCGGCATGCTGGTGGTCGGCCCCCAGAGCGCCGGCGCCGACCCCGGCCCCATCTGCTATGGCCGCGGCGGCCGGCAACCCACCCTGACGGATGCCAACCTGGTGCTCGGGCGCCTCGATGCGGACGACCTTTTGGGCGTCGAAAGGCCGGTGGGTCGCGACCAGGTGTGCGATCTCATGGCCCGCGAGATCGGCGCGCCGCTCGCTCTCGACGGCGAACAGGCCGCCGCCGCCATCCTGCGTGTGGGCAACAACCTGATGGCCGGTGCCATCCGCATGGTCAGCCTTTCGCGGGGCCACGATCCGCGCGACTTCAAGCTTTTCGCCTTCGGCGGAGCCGGCCCCATGCACGCCGCAGCGCTGGCCCGCGAGCTCGGCATCCCCGAGGTACTGCTGCCGGCCCGGCCCGGCATCACCAACGCCATCGGCTGCCTCAGCGCCGACGTGCGCCACGATTACGTCAACACGCTCAATGTACTGCTGGCCGATCTCGACATCGATATGGCACGCCAAATTATCGCCCAACAGATTGCCAGCGGACGCCGGACCATCGAGCGCGAGGCGGTGGCCGTCGAAGAGATCGAATTCCTGCACTTTGCCGACCTCCAGTTCCAGGGCCAGACCCATGTCCTGACGATACCGGTGCCGGGCCAGGCGTTGACCGTCGAGGAGCTGCGAAGCGCCTTCGCCGAGGCCTATTGGCGGCGCTTCATGGTCGAGCTGCCGGAGATCAGGCCGTTGCTGGTAAACCTGCACACTGCCGCCATCGGCCGCCGCCCGGGTTTCGATCTGGCCACCCTGGCATCGGGCCATCGCGCGGCGACGCTGGCCGAGGCCGAAATCGCGCATTGGCGCACCTGGTTCAGCGAAGGCTGGGCCGAGACACCGGTCTACGCCCGCGACCGCCTGCCGACCGGGGCCGAGATCCGCGGCCCGGCCATCGTGCGCCAGAGCGACTGCACCTCGGTCATCGAGCCCGGCGACCGGGCCCGCCTCGACGCCATCGGCAACTTGATCGTGCGGGTGGCGCCATGAGCGACCTCGACCCGGTCACCCTGGCGGTCATCCAGAACGGCCTCAAGCAGGTCTGCAACGAGATGGACCTGGCCTTCGTGCGGGCCGCCTTCAGCCCGGTGATCTCGGAGGCGCTGGACCGTTCCGACGGCATCTACGGCCCGCACGACGGGGCTCTGATCGCCCAGGGCGATCTCGGCCTGCCGGTTTTCGTCGGCACCATGCAGTTCGGCACCCGCTACGTCGCCGAACGCATCAAGGACCCACGGCCG is a genomic window of Alphaproteobacteria bacterium containing:
- a CDS encoding hydantoinase/oxoprolinase family protein, which translates into the protein MTVGAGLDVGVDVGGTFTDLIVLDKASGEVRIAKVLTTPENQAFGVLAALDAAQVSLKRLESLNHGTTTTTNALLERKIARCGLITTQGFRDVLELGRRTRPEPYGLLGSFEPLIPRQFRLEVPERLDAEGEVVVALDEDAVIAAMAQLAAAGCQSLVVHFLHSYRNPRHEVRVLELAREHWPNRYVTAGHRILSEFREYERGTTAAVNAAVQPVLAAYIERLRHELKGRGFDHELMVMQGNGGSVSAAIVSEAAVHTVMSGPASGVMAAAATARAAGIEHVITYDMGGTSSDVGLVLGGVPQVTAELDLMYATPIHVSMVDVHTIGAGGGSIARIDEAGMLVVGPQSAGADPGPICYGRGGRQPTLTDANLVLGRLDADDLLGVERPVGRDQVCDLMAREIGAPLALDGEQAAAAILRVGNNLMAGAIRMVSLSRGHDPRDFKLFAFGGAGPMHAAALARELGIPEVLLPARPGITNAIGCLSADVRHDYVNTLNVLLADLDIDMARQIIAQQIASGRRTIEREAVAVEEIEFLHFADLQFQGQTHVLTIPVPGQALTVEELRSAFAEAYWRRFMVELPEIRPLLVNLHTAAIGRRPGFDLATLASGHRAATLAEAEIAHWRTWFSEGWAETPVYARDRLPTGAEIRGPAIVRQSDCTSVIEPGDRARLDAIGNLIVRVAP
- a CDS encoding UPF0280 family protein; the protein is MNGAQVRLLPDGRLHLQHGPIDIIAKAFGAPEALTEAYERTARAFQPVLRTLADELEALRRPAPARPDLRGPVARRMAAAVAPHAGGFITPMAAVAGAVADHLLAALAGPGVNRAYLNNGGDIAFYLSPGSELTAAVVDDTERPHVDARVRLAHDQPARGLATSGWRGRSQSLGIADAVTVLAPSAAAADAAATIIANAVDCDHAAIERRPARELQPDSDLGDRLVTVAVAELPGGAIDVALGRGQARAEAMLRAGLIAAAYLGLKGRRLTVLPDALSQVA
- a CDS encoding 6-hydroxynicotinate reductase — encoded protein: TARAEARVPFLKASEDWDGEIMAGQRFLTGVGSGTTYPDYKPAPFIVSAEVDGVDMVTVVSEGIFSYCGVKVKIDTDRHLGAETALVRCDGEVIGHVSTAEYGSQMLALGGVRHFTGGSRREGDVTCRALLEMCNGQPVELTIEGGSQVVVEAGAAPIVDGAPEQLMRVGCGSATIGMFARQWHGQADEVIVVDDQITGVLSEHVAGKFLGLPPAGIRVRGRRSTPGRYFQVAEAGTKWGGTTLSDPLEIIERIDPEVAWPGLRLLMVSTTGQDAAWYELDQDLQPQAAEMPAAIKETAERIAENCEPALSTVLYMAGAGGSLRAGVTENPVRLTRSVKDAIARVTCGGAPCYIWPGGGITLMVDVSRMPQDSFGYVPTPALVSPIEFTLALADYAALGGHVDSVVRLDQVLAEHDFETRPARPDNPWPLDRRT